A segment of the Synechococcus sp. CBW1002 genome:
GCCTGGCTCTGACGGCCCCGATCCCGGCCCAGGCCATCCCCGAATCCGAAGCGGTGAAGAAGCTGGCGGTGGTGCCGGTATTCATCCTCACCAACGAGAAGGGGGCACCTCTGCCGATCCCGCGGGACAAGACCCTGATCCTGCCGATGTATCTGGAGCGGGCCAAAGCCGAGCAGGCTCTGGCGGATTTCACCAAGGCCAATCCCTCGATCAAGGCGCGGGTGGTTCCCCTGCCCATGAATGTGGCCAATGAAAAGGTCACTGCCCTGAGCAAGGAAGTGAAGGATGGTCGCACCCTGATCGCACCGGTGATCCCTGCCGACGCCGATCGGAACCAGGCCGTTCAGATTCTCAAGCAGCAGGGCTTGGCCGAGAAGGAAATCAACGAGGGGCTCAGCATCCCGGTGTTCTTCACCAAGCCATTCCTCACGGTGAAAACACCGCAGGGACCCCGTGGGGTGTTCTTCCTCAGTTATGCAGATCTGCAGAAGGCCCTGGCGGAGGTGCCCGACCGGGCGAAGCTCCAAGTACAGGCCGCTGACATGACCGCTGTCATGCGCGAGATCATCAAGGCCAAGGACGACTCCTACGTCTTCTTTCCGACCCGCGAATACTTCAGGTTGGTTGAAGAGCAGAAGCGCAACGCCGCAGCGCCAGGCAGCAAGTGACGCCCACGGTCTCCTCCCTCAGGTAGAGGATTCTGGAGACCCTTCAGGCATTGGGGCGGTTGGGGGTTTCCTGAGTCTTCTCCGTTTCTGGAGACTGCTCCGGCAAGAGCTGGGCCAGCAGCCCGGCTCCGATCAACACCCCGCCCAGGCTGAGGGCTAAGCCGCGGTTGGCCGCCGCAGGCCCATCCAGCCAGATTCCTGTCGCCAGAAAGGCTCCGCCCAGCAGCAGGGTGGGAACAAGCACGATGCCCTTGGCGGTGCGGTTCAGGCTCATGGATGTCTAGATCTGAAGGTATGGTCCCACGCGCAAGTTTCAGACCGGACAGCCCGCAGGGGCGGAAGAGGCCGGCTCAGCCAGACCAGCAGCCATCAGACCGGTTTCAAGATAGTCGGAGGAGTCGATGCGGCGCACCCTTGCCTGCAAGCGACCTTGCTCCTGTCCAAGGGGGCGGAGATTCACAGCTGTTCTGCGGGGCAGTTGCTGCCGCAACCAGGCCTGAGCGGCCTCCTGCTCCTCTGGCTGCACATGGATACAGGCCATCTCGACCTCATAGTTGCGATTGCCGTCACCCACCTGAAGCAATGTGCCGTTGCGGACCTGCAGCACATCGGCGGCCCCTGCAATGGGCACCCCGACGGTGAGGAGGCTCGCCATCAGCAGGCCGAGGCCGACCAGGCGAGTCACTATCCCCAGGAGAAGATCCTGGCGGCGAGCGGAGCCGGAGCCTGAAGCCTGCGCTCTGTGAGCAGGGCAGGCCGTAGGCAGCAGCAGCACGATGTTCAGAGCTTGGCTCCGCAGCTGGGGCAGTAGAGGTGGGCGCTGGAGGTGCTGGATCCGCAGGCGTTGCAGTGACGGGTGGTATCGATGGCCAGTTCGGGATGGCTGGGCAGACCCACCATCTGGGCATTGCTGGCGCCGGGGGGAACCATCGGGTAGCAGTTCTCATTTCGCCGCACCCGAACATCGATAAAAGCGGGGCCTGGATGGGCCAGGGCTTCGCGCAACTTCAGGTGAAGCTGTTCTCGCTCCTTGATCAGCACGCCGCGAACACCGAAGGACTCGGCCAGGGTGACGAAGTCCGGCATGCCGCCGGTCATCTCGGAGGAAGAGTAACGCTCGTCATAGAAGCTCTCCTGCCACTGGCGCACCATGCCCTGCCAGCCATTGTTGATCACCACCACCTTCACCGGCAGGTCGTACTGGCTGATCGTGCCGAGCTCCTGGATGTTCATCAGGATGCTGGCGTCGCCAGCCACACAGATCACCTGCGCCTGCGGGAAGGCGGTCTGAACGCCCATGGCAGCGGGCATGCCGAAGCCCATGGTGCCCAGGCCAGCGGAGCTGATCCAGTGGCGCGGGCCGTTGTGGAGGAACTGGGCCGCCCACATCTGATGCTGGCCCACATCGGTGGTGACGTAGGCCTCGGGCGCCAGGTCCCGCAGGGCCACCATCACCTCCTGAGGAGCGATCTCGCCCTCGGGGGCCGGCACCACCAGGGGGTAGTGGTGCTTCCAGGTGTCGATTCTCTCCAGCCAGGCCTGGGTGCGACCGGCCGAATCGTCGCCGCTGGACGCCGCCAGCAGGGCCTGCAGGGCCTGCTTCACATCCGCCACCACCGGCACCTCGGGTACTCGGTTCTTGCCCACCTCGGCGGCATCGATATCGATGTGAATCACCTGGGCCCGGGGGGCGAAGCTGTCGAGTCGGC
Coding sequences within it:
- the ilvB gene encoding biosynthetic-type acetolactate synthase large subunit — encoded protein: MDALRRHGVDHIFGYPGGAILPIYDELHKAEARGWLKHILVRHEQGGTHAADAYARATGRVGVCFGTSGPGATNLVTGIATAQMDSVPMVVITGQVPRAAIGTDAFQETDIFGITLPIVKHSWVVRDPADIGRIVAEAFLIAATGRPGPVLIDVPKDVGVEEFDYVPVEPGSVKPAGYQLPPAPRPEAIRAALDLIRQARRPLLYVGGGAISSGAHAAVHQLAERFRLPVTTTLMGKGAFDETHPLAVGMLGMHGTAYANFAVTECDLLIAVGARFDDRVTGRLDSFAPRAQVIHIDIDAAEVGKNRVPEVPVVADVKQALQALLAASSGDDSAGRTQAWLERIDTWKHHYPLVVPAPEGEIAPQEVMVALRDLAPEAYVTTDVGQHQMWAAQFLHNGPRHWISSAGLGTMGFGMPAAMGVQTAFPQAQVICVAGDASILMNIQELGTISQYDLPVKVVVINNGWQGMVRQWQESFYDERYSSSEMTGGMPDFVTLAESFGVRGVLIKEREQLHLKLREALAHPGPAFIDVRVRRNENCYPMVPPGASNAQMVGLPSHPELAIDTTRHCNACGSSTSSAHLYCPSCGAKL
- a CDS encoding GIVxVP protein, with the protein product MSLNRTAKGIVLVPTLLLGGAFLATGIWLDGPAAANRGLALSLGGVLIGAGLLAQLLPEQSPETEKTQETPNRPNA
- a CDS encoding Tic22 family protein — translated: MTIDRPRLRPLVRRRFAGLALGLQTALIAATGGLALTAPIPAQAIPESEAVKKLAVVPVFILTNEKGAPLPIPRDKTLILPMYLERAKAEQALADFTKANPSIKARVVPLPMNVANEKVTALSKEVKDGRTLIAPVIPADADRNQAVQILKQQGLAEKEINEGLSIPVFFTKPFLTVKTPQGPRGVFFLSYADLQKALAEVPDRAKLQVQAADMTAVMREIIKAKDDSYVFFPTREYFRLVEEQKRNAAAPGSK
- a CDS encoding nuclease, yielding MTRLVGLGLLMASLLTVGVPIAGAADVLQVRNGTLLQVGDGNRNYEVEMACIHVQPEEQEAAQAWLRQQLPRRTAVNLRPLGQEQGRLQARVRRIDSSDYLETGLMAAGLAEPASSAPAGCPV